Proteins encoded in a region of the Haloarchaeobius salinus genome:
- a CDS encoding ABC transporter permease: MIAPRTIRSLKRGLNKDALAKVGIAIVVVVLLVAIFAPFIAPDRPGTQNLNESRTPPVGFTKATTEEVPVQENGSVVFEDGQIVTENRTVYENATWDHPLGTDGNGRDILSRLIYGARVSLLVGFLGTGLAMLVGVSVGLVAGYYRGKVDDVLMRSADVMLAFPSIVLAIALIGVLDDALEQQIPDPFVQSGLSELFRSAVGLPTGMPESTVLPGTIIVVVALVNWVWFARVARGEALSLREQSYVKAARALGASDASIMLRHVLPNAITPILVLGTIQIAAIILLESALSFLGFSSANISWGFDIALGRQYQSTAWWVSTMPGLAIVITVIGLNLVGDWLRDALDPGIEGEGGV; this comes from the coding sequence ATGATCGCTCCACGTACCATTCGAAGTCTGAAGCGCGGACTGAATAAGGACGCCCTCGCCAAGGTCGGCATCGCAATCGTGGTCGTCGTGCTGCTGGTGGCGATATTCGCACCGTTCATCGCACCCGACCGGCCGGGGACCCAGAACCTGAACGAGTCCCGAACCCCGCCGGTGGGCTTCACCAAGGCGACGACCGAGGAGGTGCCCGTCCAGGAGAACGGCAGCGTCGTCTTCGAGGACGGCCAGATCGTCACCGAGAACCGTACCGTCTACGAGAACGCGACGTGGGACCACCCGCTCGGGACCGACGGGAACGGTCGCGACATCCTCTCCCGGCTGATATACGGGGCGCGGGTGTCGCTGCTCGTCGGCTTCCTCGGTACCGGGTTGGCGATGCTCGTCGGCGTCAGCGTCGGGCTCGTCGCCGGCTACTACCGGGGGAAGGTCGACGACGTGCTAATGCGAAGCGCCGACGTGATGCTCGCGTTCCCGTCCATCGTGCTCGCCATCGCGCTCATCGGCGTGCTGGACGACGCGCTCGAACAGCAAATCCCCGACCCGTTCGTCCAGAGCGGGCTCTCGGAGCTGTTCCGGTCAGCCGTCGGCTTGCCGACGGGGATGCCGGAGAGCACGGTACTCCCCGGGACGATCATCGTGGTCGTCGCACTCGTCAACTGGGTGTGGTTCGCCCGTGTCGCCCGCGGCGAGGCGCTGAGCCTCCGCGAACAGTCCTACGTGAAGGCGGCGCGCGCCCTCGGGGCGAGCGACGCCTCCATCATGCTCCGGCACGTGCTCCCGAACGCTATCACGCCGATACTCGTGCTCGGGACGATCCAGATCGCGGCCATCATCCTGCTGGAGAGCGCACTGTCGTTCCTCGGGTTCTCCTCGGCGAACATCTCCTGGGGCTTCGACATCGCGCTCGGCAGGCAGTACCAGTCGACGGCGTGGTGGGTCTCCACCATGCCGGGGCTGGCCATCGTCATCACCGTCATCGGGTTGAACCTCGTCGGTGACTGGCTCAGGGACGCCCTCGACCCCGGTATCGAGGGGGAGGGTGGCGTATGA
- a CDS encoding ABC transporter ATP-binding protein — MSGSTHSRDDLLRVEDLTTRFYTEEGQVNAVESVSFDVRDNEILGIVGESGSGKSVTALSAIDLVESPGQITGGEVWLRDGELAEEFREDSPDAVDGDFVDLRQLPKGVRRSLRGPKFSMIFQDPMSSFNPSLTVGEQIAEAVEVQRRASANPRRTRSRTQGYGLGRLLVDSVVPGREYTSDESHDRAIELLDQVGIPDPVERADEYPHQFSGGMLQRAMVAQALAGEPDVLFADEPTTALDVTIQAQILDLLRDIQTERGMSIVLITHDLGVIARMCDRVGVMYAGEVVERGTLEAVFDDPAHPYTEGLLGSIPDVDDPAPRLEPIEGNVPNLVDSEMPDRCYFADRCPKAMEACLEHPDERPVEGDPGHTARCVLADGEYDPETALDESYFEGGEDA, encoded by the coding sequence ATGAGCGGCTCCACCCACAGCCGCGACGACCTGCTCCGCGTGGAGGACCTCACGACGCGGTTCTACACGGAGGAGGGGCAGGTCAACGCCGTCGAGTCGGTCTCGTTCGACGTGCGTGACAACGAGATACTCGGCATCGTCGGCGAGTCCGGCTCCGGCAAGTCCGTCACGGCGCTGTCGGCCATCGACCTCGTCGAGTCGCCCGGGCAGATCACCGGCGGCGAGGTGTGGCTCCGCGACGGAGAGCTCGCCGAGGAGTTCCGCGAGGACAGCCCGGACGCGGTCGACGGCGACTTCGTCGACCTCAGACAGCTCCCGAAGGGTGTCCGCCGGTCGCTCCGCGGGCCGAAGTTCAGCATGATCTTCCAGGACCCGATGAGCAGCTTCAACCCGTCGCTGACCGTCGGCGAGCAGATCGCCGAGGCGGTCGAGGTGCAGCGCCGCGCCTCGGCCAACCCGCGGCGCACCCGCTCGCGGACGCAGGGCTACGGGCTCGGTCGGCTGCTCGTCGACAGCGTCGTCCCCGGCCGGGAGTACACCAGCGACGAGAGCCACGACCGCGCCATCGAACTGCTGGACCAGGTCGGCATCCCCGACCCGGTCGAGCGCGCCGACGAGTACCCCCACCAGTTCTCCGGTGGGATGCTCCAGCGCGCGATGGTCGCACAGGCGCTCGCCGGCGAGCCGGACGTGCTGTTCGCCGACGAGCCGACGACCGCACTCGACGTGACCATCCAGGCGCAGATCCTCGACCTGCTGCGGGACATCCAGACCGAACGCGGGATGAGCATCGTGCTCATCACGCACGACCTCGGCGTCATCGCCCGGATGTGCGACCGCGTCGGCGTCATGTACGCCGGCGAGGTGGTCGAACGCGGCACGCTCGAGGCGGTGTTCGACGACCCGGCCCACCCCTACACGGAGGGGCTGCTCGGGTCCATCCCGGACGTCGACGACCCGGCACCGCGGCTCGAACCCATCGAGGGGAACGTGCCGAACCTCGTCGACAGCGAGATGCCGGACCGGTGTTACTTCGCCGACCGGTGTCCGAAGGCGATGGAGGCGTGTCTGGAGCATCCGGACGAACGACCGGTCGAGGGGGACCCGGGACACACGGCCCGCTGTGTGCTCGCCGACGGCGAGTACGACCCCGAGACCGCACTCGACGAGTCGTACTTCGAGGGAGGTGAGGACGCATGA
- a CDS encoding ABC transporter ATP-binding protein produces the protein MSSEHFDETTDEPIVKVDDLEKYYFENDTLFDRALGREPTAVRAVDGVSFEVEQGETLGLVGESGCGKSTTSETLLGLREATGGSVRFDGKDVFEMTASERKVFRQDAQIVFQDPFSSLDPRMTVGEIVTEGLRIHGLAGSEERTERAKELLERVGLSARHVDRYPHEFSGGQRQRIGIARALALDPEFVVLDEPVSALDVSVQAQVLNLLEDLQEEFGLTYLFVAHDLSVVRHISDRVAVMYLGKIVETGPVDQIFENPQHPYTQALLDSVPRASVEEQGRRGGTLEGDVPSPRNPPPGCRFHTRCPHARDACTKELPPDYDAGERHEAACFRVDESHEYWESEPLPHASETGEGQSVGGGIADSSD, from the coding sequence ATGAGCAGTGAGCACTTCGACGAGACGACCGACGAACCCATCGTCAAGGTCGACGACCTGGAGAAGTACTACTTCGAGAACGACACGCTGTTCGACCGCGCGCTCGGCCGGGAGCCGACCGCGGTCCGTGCGGTGGACGGCGTCTCCTTCGAGGTCGAACAGGGTGAGACGCTCGGGCTCGTCGGCGAGTCCGGTTGCGGGAAGTCGACGACCAGCGAGACGCTCCTGGGCCTGCGCGAGGCGACCGGCGGCTCGGTCCGCTTCGACGGAAAGGACGTGTTCGAGATGACCGCGTCCGAACGCAAGGTGTTCCGGCAGGACGCCCAGATCGTCTTCCAGGACCCGTTCTCCAGCCTCGACCCGCGCATGACCGTCGGCGAGATCGTCACCGAGGGGCTCCGCATCCACGGGCTGGCCGGGAGCGAGGAGCGTACCGAGCGCGCGAAGGAGCTGCTCGAACGCGTGGGGCTGTCGGCGCGACACGTCGACCGCTACCCACACGAGTTCTCCGGCGGCCAGCGCCAGCGCATCGGCATCGCCCGGGCGCTCGCGCTCGACCCCGAGTTCGTCGTGCTCGACGAGCCGGTGTCGGCGCTCGACGTGAGCGTGCAGGCGCAGGTGCTCAACCTGCTGGAGGACCTGCAGGAGGAGTTCGGCCTCACCTACCTGTTCGTCGCACACGACCTGAGTGTCGTCCGGCACATCTCCGACCGCGTGGCGGTGATGTACCTCGGGAAGATCGTCGAGACCGGCCCGGTCGACCAGATCTTCGAGAACCCGCAGCACCCCTACACGCAGGCGCTGCTGGACAGCGTCCCCCGGGCGTCCGTCGAGGAGCAAGGCCGCCGCGGCGGCACGCTGGAGGGCGACGTTCCCTCGCCGCGGAACCCGCCGCCGGGCTGTCGGTTCCACACGCGCTGTCCGCACGCCAGGGACGCGTGTACGAAGGAGCTCCCGCCGGACTACGACGCCGGTGAGCGCCACGAGGCCGCCTGCTTCCGTGTCGACGAGAGCCACGAGTACTGGGAGAGCGAACCGCTCCCGCACGCGAGCGAGACCGGCGAGGGGCAGTCGGTCGGTGGCGGTATCGCCGACTCCAGCGACTGA
- a CDS encoding GNAT family N-acetyltransferase, translating to MWGRTPFRNRSAYRWCAGPDENDFGGRPRLRTGVGGTVCHPAPNRSHPASDRRPMTDSLSLHGATADGAVVGYVEGVPDNEAENVAHLYRIYVHPDHWGDCDLPGARTRPRPSRRPLRWAGSFRRPDALTASPGRQRGTRRRLRPREFERNYIW from the coding sequence GTGTGGGGTCGTACCCCGTTTCGGAATCGGTCGGCATACCGATGGTGCGCGGGGCCGGATGAAAACGATTTCGGAGGGCGGCCACGCTTGCGAACGGGTGTCGGTGGGACGGTGTGTCACCCCGCACCAAACCGTTCCCATCCCGCATCTGATCGACGACCCATGACGGATTCGCTCTCCCTGCACGGGGCCACGGCCGACGGCGCGGTCGTCGGCTACGTCGAGGGCGTTCCGGACAACGAGGCCGAGAACGTGGCCCACCTGTACCGTATCTACGTCCACCCCGACCACTGGGGCGACTGTGACCTCCCCGGCGCTCGAACGCGACCGCGACCATCCCGACGTCCGCTCCGGTGGGCGGGGTCGTTCCGACGACCGGATGCACTAACTGCCAGCCCGGGGAGGCAGAGGGGTACCCGAAGGCGGTTGCGTCCGAGAGAATTCGAAAGAAATTATATATGGTGA
- a CDS encoding CTP synthase, which produces MPTDSETGYDPTLGNKFIFVTGGVMSGLGKGITAASTGRLLKNAGFDVTAVKIDPYLNVDAGTMNPYQHGEVYVLKDGGEVDLDLGNYERFLDEDMTFDHNVTTGKTYKHVIEKERAGDYLGKTVQIIPHITDDIKRRVREAAEGTDVCIVEVGGTVGDIEGMPYLEALRQFAHEEDEEDFLLTHVTLVPYSKNGEQKTKPTQHSVKELRSIGLQPDVLVGRCGERLDPETKEKIALFCDVPTDAVFSNPDVEDIYQVPLVVEEEGLDGYVMDRLNLDAKALPEEKRDNTWRKLVTREREGEVDIALVGKYDLEDAYMSVNEALKHAGLAKGVDVNVVWVDSDEMVNADADGTHRERLESADGIVVPGGFGSRGTEGKIHAIQYARENDVPFLGLCLGFQMAVVEVARNALGYEDAHSAEMDPDTSNPVIDILPEQYEVSDMGGTMRLGAHQTDITPGTLAEAVYDATACTERHRHRYEVNPEYFEDFAETPLVFSGRAGNRMEILEYEDHPYFLGTQFHPEFRSRPGRASPPFVGLLETVMELAGVDGADNGVDREVTA; this is translated from the coding sequence ATGCCGACCGATTCCGAAACGGGGTACGACCCCACACTCGGGAACAAATTCATCTTCGTTACAGGCGGCGTGATGTCCGGACTGGGCAAGGGTATCACGGCCGCGAGCACAGGCAGACTACTGAAGAACGCCGGGTTCGACGTGACGGCGGTCAAGATCGACCCGTACCTGAACGTCGACGCCGGGACCATGAACCCGTACCAGCACGGCGAGGTGTACGTCCTCAAAGACGGTGGCGAGGTCGACCTCGACCTGGGGAACTACGAGCGGTTCCTCGACGAGGACATGACGTTCGACCACAACGTGACGACGGGCAAGACGTACAAGCACGTCATCGAGAAGGAACGCGCCGGGGACTACCTCGGCAAGACCGTCCAGATCATTCCACACATCACGGACGACATCAAGCGCCGGGTGCGCGAGGCGGCCGAGGGCACGGACGTCTGCATCGTCGAGGTCGGGGGCACCGTCGGCGACATCGAGGGCATGCCGTACCTGGAGGCGCTGCGGCAGTTCGCGCACGAGGAGGACGAGGAGGACTTCCTGCTCACCCACGTCACGCTCGTCCCGTACTCGAAGAACGGCGAGCAGAAGACGAAGCCGACCCAGCACTCGGTGAAGGAGCTCCGGAGCATCGGTCTCCAGCCGGACGTACTGGTCGGGCGCTGCGGCGAGCGACTCGACCCCGAGACGAAGGAGAAGATCGCGCTGTTCTGCGACGTACCGACCGACGCCGTGTTCTCGAACCCGGACGTCGAGGATATCTACCAGGTCCCGCTGGTCGTCGAGGAGGAGGGCCTCGACGGCTACGTGATGGACCGGCTGAACCTCGACGCGAAGGCGCTGCCCGAGGAGAAACGCGACAACACCTGGCGCAAGCTCGTCACCCGCGAGCGCGAGGGCGAGGTCGACATCGCGCTGGTCGGGAAGTACGACCTCGAGGACGCCTACATGAGCGTGAACGAGGCGCTCAAGCACGCCGGCCTCGCGAAGGGCGTCGACGTGAACGTCGTCTGGGTCGACTCCGACGAGATGGTCAACGCCGACGCCGACGGCACCCACCGCGAGCGGCTCGAGTCCGCCGACGGCATCGTCGTCCCCGGCGGCTTCGGCTCCCGCGGCACCGAGGGGAAGATCCACGCCATCCAGTACGCCCGCGAGAACGACGTGCCGTTCCTCGGGCTCTGTCTCGGCTTCCAGATGGCCGTCGTCGAGGTCGCACGGAACGCCCTCGGCTACGAGGACGCCCACAGCGCCGAGATGGACCCCGACACGTCGAACCCGGTCATCGACATCCTGCCCGAGCAGTACGAGGTGTCGGACATGGGTGGGACGATGCGGCTGGGCGCACACCAGACCGACATCACCCCCGGCACGCTCGCCGAGGCGGTGTACGACGCGACGGCCTGCACGGAGCGCCACCGCCACCGCTACGAGGTCAACCCCGAGTACTTCGAGGACTTCGCGGAGACCCCGCTCGTGTTCTCCGGCCGCGCGGGCAACCGCATGGAGATCCTGGAGTACGAGGACCACCCGTACTTCCTCGGGACGCAGTTCCACCCGGAGTTCCGCTCCCGGCCCGGCCGGGCGTCGCCCCCGTTCGTCGGCCTGCTGGAGACCGTCATGGAACTGGCCGGCGTCGACGGAGCTGACAACGGCGTCGACAGGGAGGTGACCGCCTGA
- the guaA gene encoding glutamine-hydrolyzing GMP synthase → MVNVDEFIDEKVAEISEAVGDANAVIALSGGVDSSTAAALAYEAIGDQLTPVYVDTGLMRKGETEEIRETFDYMESLRIVDARERFLDALAGVTDPEAKRHVIGEGFIREFETVANEVDADYLVQGTIYPDRIESEGTIKSHHNVGGLPDVVDFEGIVEPMRDLYKDEVREVARALDLDELVSERMPFPGPGLAVRIIGEVTEEKLDVARMANHVVEEELAEHEPWQALAAVLGKATGVKGDNRVHGWVVAVRSVESRDGMTARAQEVDWDTLQRIQSRITAGHDNVSRVVYDVTHKPPATIEYE, encoded by the coding sequence ATGGTGAACGTCGACGAGTTCATCGACGAGAAGGTCGCCGAGATATCCGAGGCGGTCGGCGACGCCAACGCCGTCATCGCGCTGTCGGGCGGCGTCGACTCCTCGACCGCGGCAGCGCTCGCCTACGAGGCCATCGGCGACCAGCTGACCCCGGTCTACGTCGACACCGGGCTGATGCGCAAGGGCGAGACCGAGGAGATCCGCGAGACGTTCGACTACATGGAGTCGCTGCGCATCGTCGACGCCCGCGAGCGCTTCCTCGACGCGCTGGCCGGCGTCACGGACCCCGAGGCGAAGCGCCACGTCATCGGCGAGGGGTTCATCCGCGAGTTCGAGACGGTCGCCAACGAGGTCGACGCCGACTACCTCGTCCAGGGCACCATCTACCCCGACCGCATCGAGAGCGAGGGCACCATCAAGTCCCACCACAACGTCGGCGGGCTCCCCGACGTCGTCGACTTCGAGGGCATCGTCGAACCCATGCGCGACCTCTACAAGGACGAGGTCCGCGAGGTCGCCCGCGCGCTCGACCTCGACGAACTGGTCTCCGAGCGCATGCCGTTCCCCGGTCCCGGGCTCGCCGTGCGCATCATCGGCGAGGTCACCGAGGAGAAACTCGACGTGGCCCGGATGGCCAACCACGTCGTCGAGGAGGAGCTGGCGGAGCACGAGCCCTGGCAGGCGCTCGCGGCCGTCCTCGGCAAGGCGACCGGCGTCAAGGGCGACAACCGCGTCCACGGCTGGGTCGTCGCCGTCCGGTCCGTCGAGTCACGCGACGGCATGACCGCCCGCGCCCAGGAGGTCGACTGGGACACCCTCCAGCGCATCCAGTCCCGTATCACGGCGGGTCACGACAACGTCTCCCGGGTGGTGTACGACGTGACCCACAAGCCGCCCGCGACCATCGAGTACGAGTAA
- a CDS encoding GNAT family N-acetyltransferase, whose amino-acid sequence MDTPTYELREESPTPERFVALRDAAGMSHRTVEAARAGVPNSHYAVTVVAREDGEATVVGMGRIVGDGGTVFQLTDIVVHPDHQGQGLGTEITDALVTHLRETAPESAYVNLMADVEGFYEHWGFEPTAPDSRGMFVRIGEE is encoded by the coding sequence ATGGACACACCGACGTACGAGCTCCGCGAGGAATCCCCGACACCGGAGCGGTTCGTCGCGCTCCGGGATGCGGCCGGCATGTCCCACCGGACCGTCGAGGCGGCCCGGGCCGGGGTGCCGAACAGCCACTACGCGGTCACGGTCGTCGCACGCGAGGACGGCGAAGCGACCGTCGTCGGCATGGGTCGAATCGTCGGCGACGGCGGCACCGTCTTCCAGCTCACCGACATCGTCGTCCATCCGGACCATCAGGGACAGGGCCTCGGCACCGAGATCACCGACGCGCTCGTCACCCACCTCCGCGAGACCGCGCCCGAATCGGCCTACGTGAACCTCATGGCCGACGTCGAGGGGTTCTACGAGCACTGGGGGTTCGAACCCACCGCGCCCGACTCGCGCGGGATGTTCGTCCGCATCGGGGAGGAGTAA
- the thiC gene encoding phosphomethylpyrimidine synthase ThiC, which produces MTQLREARNGVVTPAMERVAEREGVDPEFVRQQVAEGQAVIPANVHHDSLDPMIIGREFATKVNANIGNSDTTSSIEAERRKLHVAVSHGADTVMDLSTGEDLDRIREDNVERSPVPIGTVPLYEALKRAGSPADITPDILLSVIEKQAEQGVDYMTIHAGILAEHLPLTDGRVTGIVSRGGSIMASWMEANGAQNPLFTHFEEICEIFAEHDVTFSLGDSLRPGSVADACDEAQYAELDTLGELTRTAWRHDVQVMVEGPGHVPMHRVAENVERQQDVCDGAPFYVLGPLVTDIAPGYDHITSAIGAAMAAEAGAAMLCYVTPKEHLGLPEEEDVKDGLAAYRIAAHAADVANRRPGARDWDDALSSARYEFDWREQFDLALDPERAREFHDQTLPGDNYKDARFCSMCGAEFCSMRIDQDARDGSERERSVERPDLEESPAAEVNRPPVGTHDASKVADRIVERATSDD; this is translated from the coding sequence ATGACGCAGCTACGAGAAGCGCGGAACGGAGTCGTCACCCCGGCGATGGAGCGCGTGGCCGAGCGAGAGGGCGTCGACCCGGAGTTCGTGCGCCAGCAGGTCGCCGAGGGGCAGGCGGTGATTCCGGCGAACGTCCACCACGACTCGCTGGACCCGATGATAATCGGCCGCGAGTTCGCGACGAAGGTGAACGCGAACATCGGCAACAGCGACACCACGAGCAGCATCGAGGCGGAGCGCCGGAAGCTCCACGTCGCGGTGAGCCACGGCGCGGACACGGTGATGGACCTCTCGACCGGCGAGGACCTCGACCGCATCCGCGAGGACAACGTCGAGCGCTCGCCGGTGCCCATCGGGACCGTGCCGCTGTACGAGGCGCTGAAGCGGGCCGGCTCGCCGGCGGACATCACGCCCGACATCCTCCTCTCTGTCATCGAGAAGCAGGCGGAGCAGGGCGTGGACTACATGACCATCCACGCCGGCATCCTCGCCGAGCACCTGCCCCTGACCGACGGGCGCGTCACGGGCATCGTCTCCCGGGGCGGCTCGATCATGGCGTCGTGGATGGAGGCCAACGGCGCGCAGAACCCCCTCTTCACGCACTTCGAGGAGATCTGCGAGATATTCGCCGAGCACGACGTGACGTTCAGCCTCGGGGACAGCCTCCGCCCCGGCTCCGTCGCCGACGCCTGCGACGAGGCGCAGTACGCCGAGCTCGACACGCTGGGCGAGCTGACCCGGACCGCCTGGCGGCACGACGTGCAGGTGATGGTCGAGGGGCCGGGCCACGTGCCGATGCACAGGGTCGCCGAGAACGTCGAGCGCCAGCAGGACGTCTGCGACGGCGCACCGTTCTACGTGCTGGGGCCGCTCGTCACCGACATCGCGCCGGGCTACGACCACATCACGAGTGCCATCGGGGCCGCGATGGCCGCCGAGGCCGGGGCTGCGATGCTCTGCTACGTCACCCCGAAGGAGCACCTCGGCCTGCCCGAGGAGGAGGACGTGAAGGACGGACTCGCCGCCTACCGTATCGCCGCCCACGCCGCCGACGTGGCGAACCGGAGACCGGGGGCACGGGACTGGGACGACGCGCTCTCGTCGGCGCGCTACGAGTTCGACTGGCGCGAGCAGTTCGACCTCGCGCTCGACCCCGAGCGCGCCCGGGAGTTCCACGACCAGACACTGCCCGGTGACAACTACAAGGACGCCCGCTTCTGCTCGATGTGCGGCGCGGAGTTCTGCTCGATGCGCATCGACCAGGATGCCCGCGACGGGAGCGAGCGCGAGCGCAGCGTCGAGAGACCGGACCTCGAGGAGAGCCCGGCTGCGGAGGTGAACCGGCCGCCCGTGGGAACGCACGACGCGAGCAAGGTCGCAGACCGCATCGTCGAGCGCGCGACCTCCGACGACTAA
- a CDS encoding alpha/beta fold hydrolase, producing MNTPTRRRLLAALSATAATALSGCSSDDGTASETPTGTPTGTPTDTATPTATEEPATDEGTTTAEPVDPAALRTEARELTVALADGEYERVSDAFTDEAAEVLTPERLEGAWNQTTGDRGPFRAIANATYSETTDGTHVVVVEVTFEGGVLNVRWTFDANGEPVGLFIRPPQGEYSPPEYVDESAFEETELTLPSPACDLGAALSMPTGDGPVPGVVLVHGSGPNDRDLTVGPNKIFRDLAHGLATRGYAVLRYDKRTYACDVSATDDVTIDDVTVDDAVTAVERLREEERVSAVYVAGHSQGGLAAPRIARRSDADGMALLAAPAGDLWELLPMQNRHIFGLDGEISDAEQRRIDEITAQVEAISNGEFSEDEDLLGFDGSFWASLRAYDQTAVAADLDIPAIVQQGGRDFQVPPSDIEDWRAAVGDDRGTYHSYPSLDHLLFAGSGTSSLAKYYEPNNVDVDVVADLDAWLAAR from the coding sequence ATGAACACGCCCACCCGCCGTCGCCTGCTGGCCGCGCTCTCGGCCACGGCGGCGACCGCCCTCTCCGGCTGTTCGAGCGACGACGGTACCGCCAGCGAGACACCGACCGGAACCCCGACGGGGACGCCGACCGATACAGCGACCCCGACGGCGACCGAGGAGCCTGCCACCGACGAGGGGACGACCACGGCGGAGCCGGTCGACCCGGCCGCACTCCGGACCGAGGCCCGCGAGCTGACCGTCGCGCTCGCCGACGGCGAGTACGAGCGCGTCTCCGACGCGTTCACGGACGAGGCCGCCGAGGTGCTCACGCCCGAGCGCCTCGAGGGTGCCTGGAACCAGACGACCGGCGACCGTGGCCCGTTCCGTGCCATCGCGAACGCGACGTACAGCGAGACCACCGACGGCACCCACGTCGTCGTGGTCGAGGTCACGTTCGAGGGGGGCGTCCTGAACGTCAGGTGGACGTTCGACGCGAACGGCGAGCCGGTCGGGCTGTTCATCCGGCCGCCACAGGGCGAGTACAGCCCGCCGGAGTACGTCGACGAGTCCGCATTCGAGGAGACCGAACTGACCCTCCCGTCGCCCGCCTGCGACCTCGGCGCGGCGCTCTCGATGCCCACCGGTGACGGCCCCGTGCCGGGCGTCGTCCTCGTCCACGGCTCCGGCCCGAACGACCGCGACCTGACCGTCGGCCCGAACAAGATCTTCCGCGACCTCGCCCACGGCCTCGCCACCCGGGGCTACGCGGTCCTGCGGTACGACAAGCGAACCTACGCCTGCGACGTGAGCGCCACCGACGACGTGACCATCGACGACGTGACCGTCGACGACGCCGTCACCGCCGTCGAGCGCCTCCGCGAGGAGGAGCGCGTCTCCGCCGTCTACGTCGCCGGCCACAGCCAGGGCGGACTCGCCGCCCCGCGCATCGCCCGGCGGTCCGACGCCGACGGGATGGCCCTGCTCGCCGCGCCCGCCGGCGACCTCTGGGAGCTCCTGCCGATGCAGAACCGCCACATCTTCGGGCTCGACGGCGAGATCAGCGACGCCGAGCAGCGCCGCATCGACGAGATCACGGCCCAGGTCGAGGCCATCTCGAACGGGGAGTTCTCCGAGGACGAGGACCTCCTCGGCTTCGACGGGAGCTTCTGGGCCAGCCTCCGCGCGTACGACCAGACCGCCGTCGCCGCCGACCTCGACATCCCCGCCATCGTCCAGCAGGGCGGACGCGACTTCCAGGTCCCCCCGTCGGATATCGAGGACTGGCGGGCCGCAGTCGGCGACGACCGCGGCACCTACCACAGCTACCCCTCGCTCGACCACCTGCTGTTCGCCGGCTCCGGCACGTCCAGCCTCGCGAAGTACTACGAACCGAACAACGTCGACGTCGACGTCGTGGCGGACCTCGACGCGTGGCTGGCCGCGCGGTGA
- a CDS encoding PhzF family phenazine biosynthesis protein: protein MDTYRALQVDAFTDEPLSGNPAGVIPDADGLEAERMQAVAAELAVSETAFVHPSGSADYRLRYFTPTTEVDLCGHATVATFGHLYEDGVVDADTYAVETNVGVLDVTVEEDGTVWLDQDTPTVVEVDLDYDRVADALGIDPATLQDVGADLPLAVAGGGVPYLVVPVNFLEHLGNVDPDMAAIEALNEAVDATGLYAFTFDAIDADAQLHARMFAPGYGIPEDPVCGTGAGAVTAYLDHYGAFADEFPDEVVIEQGHFVDRPGRVRTRTAPLRVGGRSVTALDGSLVVPEADEDEILEA, encoded by the coding sequence ATGGATACCTATCGCGCGTTGCAGGTGGACGCGTTCACCGACGAGCCGCTCTCGGGCAACCCGGCCGGCGTCATCCCGGACGCCGACGGGCTGGAGGCGGAGCGGATGCAGGCGGTCGCGGCGGAGCTGGCGGTCTCGGAGACGGCGTTCGTCCACCCGAGCGGGAGCGCGGACTACCGGCTGCGCTACTTCACGCCGACGACGGAGGTGGACCTCTGCGGGCACGCCACGGTGGCGACGTTCGGCCACCTGTACGAGGACGGCGTGGTCGACGCGGACACCTACGCCGTCGAGACGAACGTGGGCGTGCTCGACGTCACCGTCGAGGAGGACGGGACGGTGTGGCTGGACCAGGACACGCCGACGGTCGTCGAGGTCGACCTCGACTACGACCGGGTGGCCGACGCGCTCGGCATCGACCCGGCGACGCTGCAGGACGTGGGCGCGGACCTCCCGCTCGCGGTCGCCGGCGGCGGCGTTCCCTACCTCGTCGTGCCGGTGAACTTCCTCGAACACCTCGGGAACGTCGACCCCGATATGGCCGCCATCGAGGCGCTGAACGAGGCGGTCGACGCGACCGGGCTGTACGCGTTCACGTTCGACGCCATCGACGCCGACGCACAGCTCCACGCGCGGATGTTCGCACCCGGCTACGGCATCCCGGAGGACCCGGTCTGTGGCACCGGCGCGGGCGCTGTGACGGCGTACCTGGACCACTACGGCGCGTTCGCCGACGAGTTCCCGGACGAGGTCGTGATAGAACAGGGGCACTTCGTCGACCGCCCGGGGCGGGTGCGTACCCGCACCGCGCCGCTACGTGTGGGTGGGCGGAGCGTCACCGCGCTCGACGGCTCGCTGGTCGTCCCCGAGGCCGACGAGGACGAGATCCTGGAGGCCTAG